A stretch of the Streptosporangiales bacterium genome encodes the following:
- a CDS encoding D-alanyl-D-alanine carboxypeptidase, with protein sequence MRRTVTFRIRWVYRRPSMNTRARTRTAGRHRILSWLATLLTAALVLGTPAPYAAATQSPVGGALLGSKGVVRPEGMDVPRLPKVRAASYVVTDLDKGKVLAAKNAHGTYAPASTIKVLTALATLPHLKAGEQVKPNLSDMSVDGTKVGVDRRRSYPARSLYQAMLMMSANDAAEALARAAGGKGGKAKTIARMNAIAKRLQAGDTVARKPSGLDAKGQSSSAYDLSLIFRAAMQNEDFRKYTATKQARFPDLKKNKTFQISSHNRMLFDYPGTVGGKNGFTSKALASYVGAVKDGNRTIGVAVMKTPGAALWSDTKKLLDWGVAARSKAVPVGDLVAPRGEAKPSASASAEKERRQAVTPVEDSTGLPPWLMPVALAAAVVLCALVAGMAISSRRQPAPARAGRAGGSRRRGSGNRARRSSHGRRAARRRAQPQPMQPQPVRPQAVQPQPAQPVRTRGHGRRTQSRRTMAAPRRVAHESSVTVTYPMWPSGQD encoded by the coding sequence ATGCGTCGCACCGTAACATTCCGTATCCGATGGGTCTATCGTAGGCCTTCCATGAACACCAGAGCGCGCACGCGAACGGCCGGCAGGCACCGGATCCTGTCCTGGCTCGCCACGCTGCTCACCGCCGCGTTGGTGCTGGGCACGCCGGCGCCGTACGCGGCCGCCACCCAGTCCCCGGTCGGTGGCGCACTGCTCGGCTCGAAGGGCGTCGTCCGGCCGGAGGGCATGGACGTGCCGCGCCTGCCGAAGGTGCGCGCCGCGTCGTACGTGGTGACCGACCTGGACAAGGGCAAGGTGCTCGCGGCCAAGAACGCGCACGGCACGTACGCGCCGGCGAGCACGATCAAGGTGCTCACCGCCCTGGCCACGCTGCCCCACCTGAAGGCCGGCGAGCAGGTGAAGCCCAACCTGTCGGACATGTCGGTGGACGGCACGAAGGTCGGCGTGGACCGCCGCCGCAGCTACCCGGCGCGCTCGCTGTACCAGGCGATGCTGATGATGTCGGCGAACGACGCGGCCGAGGCGCTGGCGCGCGCCGCCGGTGGCAAGGGCGGCAAGGCGAAGACGATCGCCCGGATGAACGCGATCGCGAAGCGGCTGCAGGCCGGGGACACGGTCGCCAGAAAGCCCAGCGGGCTGGACGCGAAGGGCCAAAGCAGCTCCGCGTACGACCTGTCGCTGATCTTCCGCGCCGCCATGCAGAACGAGGACTTCCGCAAGTACACGGCAACCAAGCAGGCCAGGTTCCCCGACCTGAAGAAGAACAAGACCTTCCAGATCTCGTCGCACAACCGGATGCTGTTCGACTACCCGGGCACGGTCGGCGGGAAGAACGGATTCACCAGCAAGGCGCTGGCCTCGTACGTCGGCGCGGTGAAGGACGGCAACCGCACGATCGGCGTCGCGGTCATGAAGACGCCGGGCGCGGCGCTGTGGAGCGACACGAAGAAGCTGCTCGACTGGGGTGTCGCGGCACGCAGCAAGGCGGTACCCGTCGGCGACCTGGTGGCGCCCCGGGGCGAGGCGAAGCCGTCCGCGTCGGCCAGTGCGGAGAAGGAGAGGCGGCAGGCCGTCACGCCGGTCGAAGACTCCACCGGCCTGCCACCGTGGCTGATGCCGGTGGCGCTGGCCGCCGCCGTCGTCCTGTGTGCGCTTGTGGCCGGCATGGCGATCAGCAGCCGCCGACAACCGGCGCCGGCCCGCGCCGGCAGAGCCGGCGGGTCGCGAAGGCGCGGGTCGGGCAACCGGGCGCGGCGCTCCTCGCACGGCCGGCGGGCCGCCCGTCGCCGCGCACAGCCGCAGCCGATGCAGCCACAGCCGGTACGGCCGCAGGCTGTGCAACCGCAGCCCGCGCAGCCGGTACGCACGCGCGGCCACGGGCGCCGCACGCAGAGCCGGCGGACGATGGCCGCACCGCGGCGGGTCGCCCACGAGAGCTCGGTGACCGTTACGTACCCGATGTGGCCGAGTGGCCAGGATTGA
- a CDS encoding lamin tail domain-containing protein produces the protein MRRRIVSAAAACLVALAATLAVPAQASAAGPIKITGVKYDPPGRDTGSNTSLRAEWVRIKNTGNRAVSLSGWRVRDRAGHVYVFGTYRLPAGERVYVHTGRGSDTAHHKYWDRDWYVWNNTGDTATLKNRSLTVIDRCKWGNGDGFRRC, from the coding sequence ATGCGCAGGAGAATCGTGTCGGCTGCCGCGGCGTGCCTCGTCGCACTCGCGGCCACGCTCGCCGTGCCGGCCCAGGCGTCCGCCGCCGGTCCCATAAAGATCACCGGCGTGAAGTACGACCCGCCGGGCAGGGACACCGGCTCGAACACGTCACTGCGGGCCGAGTGGGTGCGGATCAAGAACACCGGGAACCGCGCGGTCAGCCTCAGCGGCTGGCGGGTGCGCGACCGCGCCGGGCACGTGTACGTCTTCGGCACCTACCGGCTGCCCGCCGGCGAGCGCGTCTACGTCCACACCGGCCGCGGCTCCGACACCGCGCACCACAAGTACTGGGACCGCGACTGGTACGTCTGGAACAACACCGGCGACACGGCGACGCTGAAGAACAGGTCGCTGACCGTGATCGACCGCTGCAAGTGGGGCAACGGCGACGGCTTCCGCCGCTGCTGA
- a CDS encoding 2'-5' RNA ligase family protein, with translation MTVATAIPVPEPYASQLRDARQGFGDPEALGTPTHVTLLGPTDIDQVQLRAYEDHLAAVAKANTGFGIHLRGTGSFRPVSPVVFVALAEGISSCEQLAAAVRSGPVHREHDFPYHPHITVAQELPDDVLDHAFAELADFEAQFPVTGFTLYEHVDDTWRVHREYELTG, from the coding sequence CTGACCGTCGCGACGGCCATCCCGGTGCCCGAGCCGTACGCCTCGCAGCTGCGCGATGCCAGGCAGGGCTTCGGCGACCCCGAAGCCCTCGGCACGCCGACGCACGTGACGCTGCTCGGCCCCACCGACATCGACCAGGTACAGCTGCGGGCGTACGAGGACCATCTCGCCGCGGTGGCGAAGGCGAACACCGGGTTCGGCATCCACCTGCGCGGCACCGGGTCGTTCCGGCCGGTATCGCCGGTCGTGTTCGTCGCGCTTGCCGAGGGCATCAGCAGCTGCGAGCAACTCGCCGCGGCGGTGCGGTCCGGACCCGTGCACCGCGAGCACGACTTCCCGTACCACCCGCACATCACGGTGGCCCAGGAGTTGCCCGATGACGTGCTCGACCACGCGTTCGCGGAGCTCGCCGACTTCGAGGCGCAGTTCCCCGTGACCGGGTTCACGCTCTACGAGCATGTCGACGACACCTGGCGGGTACACAGGGAGTATGAGCTGACCGGTTGA
- the trpS gene encoding tryptophan--tRNA ligase, whose protein sequence is MSTQRPRVLSGIQPTADSFHLGNYLGAVRQWVALQDSHDAFYCVVDLHAITVEYEPELLRQRTRVAVAQLLAAGLDPNRCTVFVQSHVREHAELCWVLGCLTGFGEASRMTQFKDKSVKQQQVSVGLFTYPVLQAADIMLYQADQVPVGEDQRQHLELTRNLAQRFNTRFGQTFVQPEAYILAETGRIADLQEPDVKMSKSTSSPQGIIDLLDEPKALRRKVMRAVTDADPDARIRYDDDGKPGVSNLLRIFSALSGTPVEDLVTKYDGGGYGALKKDLAAKVEAFVTPFQERVQALLADDDAVDAVLAAGAERAGAVAAQTMERVRDLVGFVPMRADVTR, encoded by the coding sequence ATGTCCACCCAGCGTCCACGCGTCTTGTCCGGCATCCAGCCGACTGCAGACTCGTTCCACCTCGGCAACTACCTCGGCGCGGTACGGCAGTGGGTGGCACTGCAGGACAGTCACGACGCGTTCTACTGCGTGGTCGACCTGCACGCGATCACCGTCGAGTACGAACCGGAACTGCTGCGGCAGCGGACCCGAGTGGCGGTGGCGCAGCTACTGGCCGCCGGCCTCGATCCCAACCGCTGCACGGTCTTCGTACAGAGCCACGTGCGCGAGCACGCGGAGCTCTGCTGGGTCCTCGGCTGCCTGACGGGGTTCGGCGAGGCCAGCCGGATGACCCAGTTCAAGGACAAGTCGGTGAAGCAGCAACAGGTGTCGGTCGGGCTGTTCACGTACCCCGTGCTGCAGGCGGCGGACATCATGCTCTACCAGGCCGACCAGGTGCCGGTCGGCGAGGACCAGCGGCAGCACCTGGAGCTGACCAGGAACCTCGCGCAGCGGTTCAACACCAGGTTCGGCCAGACGTTCGTGCAGCCGGAGGCGTACATCCTCGCGGAGACCGGCAGGATCGCCGACCTGCAGGAGCCGGACGTGAAGATGAGCAAGTCGACGAGCTCGCCGCAGGGCATCATCGACCTGCTCGACGAGCCGAAAGCGCTGCGGCGCAAGGTGATGCGCGCCGTCACGGACGCCGACCCTGATGCCAGGATCCGCTACGACGACGACGGGAAGCCGGGCGTGAGCAACCTGCTGCGCATCTTCTCCGCGCTTTCCGGCACGCCGGTCGAGGACCTGGTCACGAAGTATGACGGCGGTGGTTACGGCGCCCTGAAGAAGGACCTCGCCGCGAAGGTGGAGGCGTTCGTCACGCCGTTCCAGGAGCGCGTACAGGCCCTGCTCGCCGACGACGACGCGGTGGACGCCGTCCTCGCGGCCGGCGCGGAGCGGGCCGGCGCGGTCGCCGCGCAGACCATGGAGCGGGTACGCGACCTGGTGGGCTTCGTGCCTATGCGAGCGGATGTGACCCGGTGA